One window of the Salvia splendens isolate huo1 chromosome 1, SspV2, whole genome shotgun sequence genome contains the following:
- the LOC121809362 gene encoding ATP-dependent DNA helicase 2 subunit KU80-like encodes MARNKESLVLLIEVGPSMHGVLPEVEKVCCLLAEKKLIYGKYDEVGVVAFGTADTKNDLTVEVGGYENVTVLRDIKVVDGALVDVLHQLPRGSACGDFLDAVVVGMDMMIKKYKETNKGKKRLCLITNAVTPTRLPYEGTKEDQVKTVAAQMMAHGMKMDCVVVRAQKDWDVDKKIVEENDFLLGLLSHKSSSKVYVGNATSLLGALRTRNITPVTTYRGEFELSSIMKIKVWVYKKTCEEKFPTLKKYSDKAPPTDKFASHEIKVDYEYRSIGDPNRVVPPEQRIKGYRYGPQVVPISSAEWEAVKFKPEKGLKLLGFTDASNIMRHYYMKDVNLFIAEPGNTKAILAISALARAMKEMNKVAIVRCVWRQGQTNVVIGVLTPNVSANDNVPDSFYFNVLPFAEDVREFQFPSFSNLPSSMQPNEQQQEAADKLVQMLDLAPADREEVLPPDLTPNPALERFYRSLELRSKDPSANIPQIDETLKRITEPNPELLHQNTAVIEEFCRSFELKENPKLKKSSRRIREKPTGSSEEGEGVAAAGQAMDAAEYTSQVKVEQLGDSNTVQEFEAMMSRRDSPDWVRKAFQSMKDKIYSLVEDSVEGDTYQKILECLVALRRGCICKQEPEQFNDFLRHLNKFCHERHLDSLSDFLASNNVMLISKSEEPESNVPDTEARVLPLKNEP; translated from the exons TATGATGAAGTGGGAGTTGTGGCCTTTGGTACTGCAG ATACTAAAAATGACTTGACAGTGGAAGTGGGCGGGTACGAGAATGTGACTGTTTTGAGGGATATTAAGGTTGTTGATGGGGCTCTTGTGGATGTTCTACATCAACTTCCTCGAGGAAGTGCATGTGGAGATT TTCTTGATGCTGTTGTTGTTGGGATGGATATGATGATAAAGAAGTATAAGGAAACTAACAAGGGAAAGAAGCGTTTATGCCTCATAACTAATGCAGTTACTCCAACCAGACTCCCATATGAGGGAACAAAGGAGGATCAAGTAAAAACAGTTGCAGCACAGATGATGGCACATGGCATGAAGATGGATTGTGTTGTTGTTAGAGCACAAAAAGACTGGGATGTGGACAAGAAGATTGTGGAAGAGAATGACTTCCTTTTAGGTCTGCTTTCCCACAAATCTTCTTCAAAGGTGTATGTCGGGAATGCAACTTCCTTATTAGGTGCACTAAGGACTCGTAATATAACACCAGTTACTACATACAGGGGTGAATTTGAACTGAGCTCTATAATGAAGATCAAG GTCTGGGTCTACAAGAAAACATGTGAAGAGAAATTTCCCACGTTGAAAAAGTATTCTGATAAGGCGCCTCCAACAGATAAATTTGCCTCACATGAAATTAAGGTTGATTATGAATACCGAAGTATTGGAGATCCCAACAGAGTTGTTCCACCAGAACAAAGGATCAAAGGCTACCGCTACGGTCCTCAAGTTGTCCCTATATCATCTGCTGAATGGGAGGCTGTGAAGTTCAAACCAGAGAAGGGTTTGAAACTTTTAGGCTTTACGGATGCTTCAAATATCATGAG ACATTATTATATGAAAGACGTAAACCTCTTCATTGCTGAACCTGGGAATACAAAGGCCATTCTTGCAATTTCTGCATTAGCAAGAGCAATGAAGGAAATGAACAAAGTAGCTATAGTCCGCTGTGTGTGGAGACAGGGGCAGACGAATGTTGTTATAGGGGTTCTAACTCCTAATGTGTCGGCGAATGATAACGTT CCAGATTCATTTTACTTCAATGTGCTGCCTTTTGCGGAGGATGTGAGAGAGTTCCAGTTTCCATCATTTAGCAATCTCCCTTCATCAATGCAGCCAAATGAACAGCAGCAAGAGGCTGCAGATAAATTGGTACAAATGCTCGATCTTGCTCCAGCTGACAGAGAGGAAGTTTTGCCACCCGATCTCACACCTAATCCTGCTCTTGAG CGCTTTTATCGCTCTCTTGAGTTGAGATCTAAGGACCCAAGTGCTAATATCCCCCAAATTGATGAGACCCTCAAAAGGATAACAGAGCCTAATCCTGAACTTCTTCATCAAAATACAGCCGTGATTGAGGAATTCTGTAGGTCCTTTGAACTCAAAGAAAACCCAAAG CTGAAAAAATCATCTAGAAGAATAAGAGAAAAACCaactggatcaagtgaagaagggGAAGGAGTTGCTGCTGCTGGCCAAGCAATGGACGCTGCTGAATACACGTCTCAAGTCAAAGTCGAGCAACTGGGAGATTCAAATACTGTTCAAGAATTTGAAGCCATGATGTCTCGTCGAGATAGTCCAGACTGGGTTCGTAAAGCTTTCCAGAGTATGAAGGATAAGATATATAGTCTAGTAGAGGACTCCGTTGAAGGAGACACATATCAGAAAATTCTTGAGTGCTTAGTTGCTCTCCGCAGAGGTTGCATTTGTAAGCAG GAACCAGAACAGTTCAATGATTTTCTGCGCCATCTCAACAAATTCTGCCATGAGAGACACCTGGACAGCTTATCTGATTTTTTAGCATCAAACAATGTGATGCTAATAAGCAAGAGTGAAGAACCTGAGAG CAACGTTCCAGATACTGAAGCACGTGTTCTTCCACTGAAGAATGAGCCATAA